A part of Desulfofundulus salinus genomic DNA contains:
- a CDS encoding zinc dependent phospholipase C family protein yields MKVHVARWTHPVAAASRYLFSIHLPLQVLGASDTHVFCNEQGRAILYHDGHRDCARLINRFAAQLDAGVTWADRGLRSTTHHFDPRRGVGVWAWANAAQKCRQYFDRALLFWHRGKYRKSFFMLGAAVHLVQDACVPHHACCQLFDGHLDYERWVKGRKHYYRVRSGGLYHLGHTPEEWVAANAWEAREYYPLVRASSDAESYHQATSILLPRAQRTTAGFLLFFYRHIRRG; encoded by the coding sequence ATGAAAGTTCACGTTGCCAGGTGGACCCATCCGGTGGCCGCTGCCTCCCGTTATTTGTTTTCCATACACCTTCCTTTACAGGTGCTGGGAGCCAGTGATACCCATGTTTTTTGCAATGAACAGGGGCGGGCCATTCTTTACCACGACGGCCACAGGGATTGTGCCCGGTTGATTAACCGGTTTGCCGCCCAACTGGATGCCGGGGTCACCTGGGCAGACCGGGGCCTGCGCAGCACCACCCATCATTTCGATCCCCGGCGGGGGGTGGGGGTGTGGGCATGGGCAAATGCCGCCCAGAAATGCAGGCAGTACTTCGACAGGGCGCTTTTGTTCTGGCACCGGGGAAAATATCGCAAGTCTTTTTTCATGCTCGGTGCGGCTGTACATCTGGTGCAGGATGCCTGTGTGCCCCATCACGCCTGCTGCCAGCTCTTTGACGGGCACCTGGATTATGAAAGATGGGTTAAGGGGCGAAAGCATTATTACCGCGTGCGTTCGGGAGGCCTGTACCACCTGGGCCATACCCCTGAAGAATGGGTGGCGGCAAATGCATGGGAGGCCAGGGAATATTATCCCCTGGTCCGGGCCTCGTCCGATGCAGAAAGTTACCATCAGGCCACCAGCATCCTCCTTCCCCGGGCCCAGCGTACCACGGCCGGGTTTTTGCTCTTTTTTTACCGGCACATACGGCGGGGGTAA
- a CDS encoding CBS domain-containing protein — protein MFCVGDIMHKNPVTIGPFESVGRAAVLMNELKIGGLPVVEDGKLAGIITSRDVRYCHPNRLVADAMSREVVAVSPECSFWEAKEMMESHGIERLVVVENGRLVGIITKSRLYAEIGKHVDALTGLNRAEFLQHKAAELLQSGQEITVIFLDLDNFGAIDKEFGHVIGDEILQQVGKILKSITTEGLDYLCRYAGDEFAVVTVRLLEEAKQLSWQMIKALADASWPQGIKVTASAGVAGGRRSRVRGEPNGTHNVRDLINLASLASTKAKREKRPVVVAGWVELEEVG, from the coding sequence GTGTTTTGTGTTGGTGACATCATGCATAAAAACCCGGTCACCATTGGTCCCTTTGAAAGTGTCGGCCGCGCGGCAGTCCTCATGAATGAGCTCAAGATAGGCGGCCTTCCGGTGGTGGAAGACGGGAAGCTTGCAGGTATTATCACCTCCAGAGATGTCAGGTACTGCCACCCCAACCGGCTGGTGGCTGATGCCATGAGCAGGGAGGTAGTTGCTGTTTCGCCGGAATGCTCCTTCTGGGAAGCCAAGGAAATGATGGAGAGCCACGGGATTGAACGTCTGGTGGTGGTTGAGAACGGACGCCTGGTGGGCATAATCACAAAGTCCCGGCTTTATGCGGAAATAGGCAAACACGTGGACGCCCTTACAGGCCTGAACCGGGCCGAATTCCTGCAGCATAAAGCGGCGGAGCTATTGCAAAGCGGGCAGGAGATAACCGTTATTTTTTTAGACCTGGATAACTTCGGGGCGATAGACAAAGAGTTCGGCCACGTTATCGGGGATGAGATTTTGCAGCAGGTAGGGAAAATTTTAAAAAGCATTACCACCGAAGGGCTTGATTACCTGTGCCGCTATGCGGGCGATGAGTTTGCAGTGGTGACCGTCAGGCTGCTGGAAGAAGCGAAACAGTTGTCCTGGCAGATGATAAAGGCGCTTGCCGATGCCAGCTGGCCGCAGGGGATAAAGGTTACCGCATCGGCAGGTGTGGCTGGCGGGCGGCGGTCACGGGTACGTGGGGAGCCCAATGGCACTCACAACGTACGGGATCTGATTAATCTCGCCAGTTTGGCTTCCACCAAAGCCAAAAGAGAAAAACGCCCGGTGGTTGTAGCCGGGTGGGTGGAACTGGAAGAGGTGGGATGA
- a CDS encoding argininosuccinate synthase — MKKVVLAYSGGLDTSIIIPWLKENYGYEVIAMVADLGQGEELAPLEEKAIKSGASKIYIEDVKREFVEEYIFPTLRAGAVYEGKYLLGTSMARPLIAKKLVEVAEREGAEAVAHGATGKGNDQVRFELAVKALNPDLKIIAPWREWDIRSREDAIDYAQARGIPVPVTRERPYSMDRNIWHLSHEGGDLEDPAKEPPADVLLLTTPPEKAPDRPTYVEIYFEKGVPRKVNGEALDPVALVEKLNALGGANGIGVVDMVENRLVGMKSRGVYETPGGTILYLAHRELESICLDRITMHFKELVAARYAELVYDGVWFSPLREALDAFVEVTQRTVTGTVRMKLYKGNCTPAGVSSPYSLYNPELATFSRDEIYNQADAAGFINLFGLPLKVRALMEKKAGLR; from the coding sequence ATGAAAAAAGTAGTATTAGCCTATTCGGGAGGGCTGGATACATCCATCATCATCCCCTGGCTCAAAGAAAATTACGGCTACGAAGTCATTGCCATGGTGGCCGACCTGGGGCAGGGTGAAGAACTGGCCCCGCTGGAGGAAAAGGCCATTAAAAGCGGCGCCAGCAAGATATACATTGAGGACGTAAAGCGGGAATTTGTAGAAGAGTACATTTTCCCCACCTTACGGGCGGGGGCCGTTTACGAGGGCAAGTACCTCCTGGGCACCTCCATGGCCCGTCCTTTAATTGCCAAAAAGCTGGTCGAGGTGGCCGAAAGGGAAGGGGCGGAGGCCGTGGCCCACGGAGCCACCGGCAAGGGGAACGACCAGGTGCGCTTTGAGCTGGCGGTGAAGGCGCTGAACCCCGACCTGAAGATAATCGCCCCCTGGCGGGAGTGGGACATCCGTTCCCGGGAGGATGCCATTGACTACGCCCAGGCCCGGGGGATTCCCGTTCCCGTGACCAGGGAACGCCCTTACAGCATGGACCGCAACATCTGGCACTTGAGCCACGAAGGAGGGGACCTGGAGGATCCCGCCAAGGAACCGCCCGCCGACGTGCTCCTGCTGACCACGCCTCCGGAAAAGGCTCCGGACCGGCCCACTTACGTGGAAATTTATTTTGAAAAGGGCGTCCCCAGGAAAGTCAATGGCGAAGCCCTGGACCCGGTGGCGCTGGTGGAAAAGTTAAATGCCCTGGGGGGTGCCAACGGTATAGGCGTGGTAGATATGGTGGAAAACCGCCTGGTGGGGATGAAGTCCCGCGGTGTATACGAAACCCCCGGTGGTACCATCCTCTACCTGGCCCACCGGGAGCTGGAAAGTATATGCCTTGACCGGATAACCATGCATTTCAAAGAATTGGTGGCCGCCCGTTATGCCGAGCTGGTGTATGACGGCGTGTGGTTCTCTCCTTTACGGGAAGCCCTGGACGCCTTTGTGGAGGTAACCCAGCGTACGGTGACCGGCACGGTGCGCATGAAGCTCTACAAGGGTAACTGCACCCCCGCGGGGGTTAGTTCGCCCTATTCACTCTACAATCCGGAACTGGCCACCTTCAGCCGGGATGAGATTTACAATCAGGCCGATGCTGCCGGGTTTATAAACCTTTTCGGTTTGCCTTTAAAGGTGCGGGCGTTAATGGAAAAGAAGGCAGGTTTAAGGTAG
- the argF gene encoding ornithine carbamoyltransferase, with the protein MKENFKGRDLLSLHDFTPEEIMTILDLADDLKSKQKRGIPHPYLAGKTLGMIFQKSSTRTRVSFEVAMYQLGGYALYLNASDLQLGRGESIADTARVLSRYLDGIMIRTYAQADVEELARYADIPVINGLTDLLHPCQILADLQTIREHKGRLAGLKLAYVGDGNNVCHSLLFGCAKTGMHISVASPPGYQPRADIVEKARADASSTGSRIEILTDPVAAVAGADVVVTDVWASMGQEQESEQRKKVFAPYQVNEELVRHARPDFIFLHCLPAHRGEEVTAEVIDGPHSVVWDEAENRLHAQKAVLALVMA; encoded by the coding sequence GTGAAGGAAAATTTTAAAGGCCGGGATCTGCTTTCCCTGCATGATTTCACGCCGGAAGAGATTATGACCATCCTTGACCTGGCCGATGACTTGAAGTCCAAACAAAAAAGGGGTATTCCTCACCCTTACCTGGCCGGGAAGACCCTGGGCATGATCTTTCAAAAATCATCCACCCGCACCCGGGTTTCCTTTGAAGTGGCCATGTACCAGCTGGGGGGCTACGCCCTGTACCTCAATGCCAGCGACCTGCAGCTGGGCCGGGGGGAGTCAATTGCCGATACCGCCCGGGTGCTTTCCCGCTACCTGGACGGGATTATGATCCGCACCTATGCCCAGGCGGATGTGGAGGAACTGGCCCGTTACGCCGACATCCCGGTAATCAACGGCCTGACCGACCTGCTGCATCCGTGCCAGATCCTTGCTGATTTGCAGACCATCCGGGAACATAAAGGCAGGCTGGCCGGCTTGAAGCTGGCCTATGTCGGGGACGGCAATAACGTCTGTCATTCCCTGCTTTTCGGCTGTGCCAAAACAGGCATGCACATCAGCGTGGCCTCACCCCCCGGCTACCAGCCCAGGGCTGATATAGTGGAGAAGGCCAGGGCCGACGCTTCGTCAACCGGCAGCCGTATCGAAATTCTTACCGACCCGGTGGCGGCGGTTGCGGGGGCGGATGTGGTGGTCACCGATGTCTGGGCCAGCATGGGACAGGAACAGGAAAGTGAACAGCGAAAGAAGGTTTTTGCCCCCTACCAGGTGAACGAAGAACTGGTGCGCCACGCCAGGCCGGACTTTATCTTCTTGCACTGCCTGCCGGCCCACCGGGGTGAAGAAGTAACGGCGGAAGTCATCGACGGACCCCACTCGGTGGTCTGGGACGAGGCGGAAAACCGCCTGCATGCCCAGAAGGCCGTACTGGCCCTGGTGATGGCGTGA
- the carB gene encoding carbamoyl-phosphate synthase large subunit — translation MPRRKDIKKVLVIGSGPIIIGQAAEFDYAGTQACRALKEEGVQVVLVNSNPATIMTDSHMADQIYIEPLTWQTVARIIERERPQGLLPTLGGQTGLNLAVELARQGVLEKYGVELLGTSLDSIRRAEDRELFKETMLAIGEPVPPSTTVTSVEQALEFAREIGYPLIVRPAYTLGGTGGGMATGPQELEAIVHRGLVMSPIGQVLLEKSVAGWKEIEYEVMRDGADNCITICNMENIDPIGIHTGDSIVVAPSQTLADKEYQLLRSAALKIIRALEVEGGCNVQFALDPESFRYYVIEVNPRVSRSSALASKATGYPIARTAAKIAIGLRLDEIINPVTGKTCACFEPALDYVVVKIPRWPFDKFSSADRTLGTQMKATGEVMAIDRTFEGALLKAVRSLEIGVDSLQWKGSGSWSEMELQQLLSRPNDLRLFAIAEAFRRAWAMREIFQLTAIDYFFLEKIKNIVVLEGELRAAGSEPSPELLRRAKACGFADSHIGRLTGLDFDRVRALRKEFGIVPAYKMVDTCAAEFEAATPYYYSTYDTVDEVAVSSRPRVIVLGSGPIRIGQGIEFDYCSVHSVWGLQAEGVEAIIINNNPETVSTDFDTADRLYFEPLTLEDVLNVVEKEKPLGVIVQFGGQTAINLAGELAARGVKVLGTPVESIDAAEDREKFSALLSRLGIPQTEGGTAFTVEQARQIAEGLGYPVLVRPSYVLGGRAMEIVHNTSELLKYMETAVQVSPHHPVLIDKYIRGREVEIDGIGDGRDIFIPGIMEHIERAGVHSGDSMAVYPPQNLTPAQIEQVVDYTLQIGRALKVCGLLNIQYVVAKDGIYVLEVNPRASRTVPILSKVTAVPMVQVGTRAMLGKRLAEQGYGSGLGRISEYVTVKAPVFSFEKLGEVEISLGPEMKSTGEVMGVDRTFPRALYKAMVAAGLSPFSGINRTKSPGGSAPSAPKAVLVSLADRDKIEALPVIRQYVALGYTLYATSGTARAIAAAGIPVQEVEDVAGLLRSGAVNLVINTPTRGKHPARPGFRLRRTAAEYRVPCLTSMDTARALATVLQCLKQGEEPEPVSVREFTAGMLAREREALP, via the coding sequence ATGCCCAGGCGAAAGGACATCAAAAAAGTACTGGTCATCGGCTCCGGCCCCATCATTATCGGGCAGGCCGCGGAATTTGACTATGCCGGCACCCAGGCCTGCCGGGCCCTCAAAGAGGAAGGGGTTCAGGTGGTGCTGGTGAATTCCAACCCGGCCACCATCATGACCGACAGCCACATGGCCGACCAGATCTATATCGAGCCCCTCACCTGGCAGACCGTGGCCCGCATAATCGAGCGGGAGCGGCCCCAGGGCTTGCTGCCCACCCTGGGCGGGCAAACCGGCTTGAACCTGGCCGTGGAACTGGCCCGGCAAGGGGTGCTGGAAAAGTACGGCGTGGAACTGCTGGGCACTTCCCTGGACAGCATCCGCCGGGCCGAGGACCGGGAGTTGTTCAAGGAAACCATGCTGGCCATAGGCGAGCCGGTGCCCCCCAGCACCACGGTCACCAGCGTGGAGCAGGCTTTAGAGTTTGCCCGGGAGATCGGTTACCCTCTGATCGTCCGGCCCGCCTATACCCTGGGCGGTACCGGGGGCGGTATGGCCACAGGCCCGCAGGAGCTGGAGGCCATCGTCCACCGGGGGCTGGTGATGAGCCCCATCGGCCAGGTGCTGCTGGAAAAGAGCGTGGCCGGCTGGAAGGAAATAGAGTACGAAGTGATGCGGGACGGGGCCGACAACTGCATCACCATCTGCAACATGGAAAATATCGACCCCATCGGCATCCACACCGGGGACAGCATCGTGGTGGCCCCATCCCAGACCCTGGCCGACAAGGAATACCAGCTGTTGCGCTCCGCCGCCCTGAAGATCATCCGGGCCTTGGAGGTAGAAGGGGGTTGCAACGTCCAGTTTGCCCTGGACCCGGAAAGCTTCCGCTATTACGTGATTGAGGTCAACCCCCGGGTGAGCCGTTCCAGCGCCCTGGCCTCCAAGGCCACCGGTTATCCCATAGCCCGCACGGCGGCCAAGATAGCCATCGGCCTGAGGCTGGACGAGATCATCAACCCGGTGACGGGGAAAACCTGCGCCTGTTTTGAGCCGGCCCTGGACTACGTGGTGGTCAAGATACCCCGCTGGCCCTTTGACAAGTTCAGCAGCGCGGACCGCACCCTGGGCACCCAGATGAAGGCCACCGGCGAGGTCATGGCCATCGACCGCACCTTTGAGGGAGCCCTGCTCAAGGCGGTGCGCTCCCTGGAAATTGGCGTGGACAGCCTGCAGTGGAAGGGCTCGGGCAGCTGGAGCGAGATGGAACTGCAGCAACTGCTTTCCCGTCCCAACGACCTGCGCTTGTTTGCCATTGCCGAAGCTTTCCGCCGGGCCTGGGCCATGCGGGAAATCTTTCAACTCACGGCCATAGACTACTTCTTCCTGGAGAAAATAAAAAACATCGTGGTTCTGGAAGGAGAGCTGCGGGCGGCCGGCAGCGAGCCTTCCCCGGAGCTTTTGCGGCGGGCCAAGGCCTGCGGCTTTGCCGACAGCCATATCGGCCGCCTGACCGGTTTGGATTTTGACCGGGTGCGGGCGTTGCGAAAAGAATTCGGCATTGTCCCGGCCTACAAGATGGTGGATACCTGTGCGGCGGAATTTGAAGCCGCCACCCCCTATTATTACTCCACGTACGATACCGTGGACGAGGTGGCGGTATCCTCCCGTCCCAGGGTGATCGTCCTGGGCTCGGGGCCCATCCGCATCGGCCAGGGCATCGAATTTGATTACTGTTCGGTTCACTCCGTGTGGGGTTTGCAGGCCGAAGGGGTGGAGGCCATCATCATCAACAACAACCCGGAAACGGTGAGTACCGACTTTGACACCGCCGACCGGCTTTATTTTGAACCCCTCACCCTGGAGGACGTCCTCAACGTGGTGGAAAAGGAAAAGCCTCTGGGGGTGATCGTCCAGTTCGGGGGCCAGACGGCCATCAACCTGGCCGGGGAGCTGGCGGCCCGGGGGGTGAAGGTGCTCGGTACGCCGGTGGAATCCATTGACGCCGCCGAGGACCGGGAAAAATTCAGTGCCCTTTTGTCTCGCCTGGGCATTCCTCAGACCGAGGGGGGTACCGCCTTTACCGTGGAACAGGCCCGGCAAATTGCCGAGGGCTTGGGTTACCCGGTGCTGGTGCGGCCTTCCTACGTGCTGGGCGGGCGGGCCATGGAGATTGTCCACAACACTTCGGAACTGCTAAAATATATGGAAACGGCGGTGCAGGTTTCACCGCACCACCCGGTGCTGATCGACAAATACATCCGGGGCCGGGAAGTGGAGATCGACGGCATAGGGGACGGCCGGGACATTTTTATCCCTGGCATCATGGAGCACATCGAGCGGGCCGGGGTGCATTCGGGGGACAGCATGGCCGTTTACCCGCCCCAGAACCTCACCCCGGCGCAAATAGAGCAGGTGGTGGACTACACCCTGCAGATTGGCCGGGCGCTGAAGGTGTGCGGGCTTTTAAACATCCAGTACGTGGTGGCTAAAGACGGCATCTATGTCCTGGAAGTGAACCCCCGGGCCTCCCGGACCGTGCCCATTTTGAGCAAGGTGACGGCCGTGCCCATGGTGCAGGTGGGCACCCGGGCCATGCTGGGCAAAAGGCTGGCCGAGCAGGGTTACGGGTCGGGCCTGGGCAGGATTTCGGAGTATGTAACCGTGAAGGCACCGGTCTTTTCCTTTGAAAAGCTGGGCGAGGTGGAAATTTCCCTGGGGCCGGAAATGAAGTCCACCGGGGAGGTCATGGGAGTGGACCGCACTTTCCCCCGGGCACTGTACAAGGCCATGGTGGCCGCCGGTTTAAGTCCCTTTTCGGGTATAAACCGCACAAAATCGCCCGGTGGGTCTGCTCCTTCCGCGCCAAAAGCGGTGCTGGTTTCCCTGGCCGACCGGGATAAAATTGAAGCATTGCCCGTGATCCGCCAGTATGTGGCCCTGGGTTACACTCTTTACGCCACCAGTGGAACGGCCAGGGCCATTGCTGCCGCCGGCATTCCCGTGCAGGAAGTGGAGGATGTGGCGGGCCTGTTGCGTTCGGGCGCGGTGAACCTGGTCATCAACACTCCCACCCGGGGCAAGCACCCCGCCCGGCCCGGCTTCCGCCTGCGCCGCACCGCCGCCGAGTACCGGGTGCCCTGCCTGACGTCCATGGATACCGCCCGGGCGCTGGCAACGGTGCTGCAGTGCCTGAAGCAGGGGGAGGAGCCGGAGCCGGTAAGCGTGCGGGAATTTACCGCGGGGATGCTGGCCCGGGAGCGTGAGGCCTTACCGTGA
- a CDS encoding acetylornithine transaminase: MTSAEIIELTDKYVMRTYGRLPLALVRGQGARVWDAEGKEYLDFVAGLAVCSLGHCHPAVVEAIASQARKLMHVSNLYHIEPQAKLAQLLVENSCGDRVFFCNSGAEANEAAIKLARKYGKIHGGQEKYEIITALKSFHGRTLAAITATAQPKYQKGFEPLPAGFKYVPFNDVEALSRAVNPSTCAVLLEPVQGEGGVNVATSEYLKAARELCDRYNALLIFDEVQCGLGRTGKFLAYQHYGVEPDIFTLAKALGGGFPIGAMVAKEEVAVAFSPGDHASTFGGNPLACAAGLAAVGCLLNEGVIENAARVGAYLKDCLLELAGRFSFVKEVRGLGLMLGMELTVEGKEIVGKCQDRGLLINCVDNHILRFIPPLIITEAEVDGAVEILAGVLAEIKQ; the protein is encoded by the coding sequence ATGACCAGCGCGGAAATTATCGAGCTTACTGATAAATATGTAATGCGTACCTACGGGCGCCTGCCCCTGGCCCTGGTGAGGGGGCAGGGGGCACGGGTTTGGGACGCGGAAGGGAAGGAGTACCTTGACTTTGTGGCCGGATTGGCCGTTTGCTCCCTGGGCCACTGCCACCCGGCGGTGGTGGAGGCCATAGCCTCCCAGGCCCGGAAATTGATGCATGTATCTAACCTGTACCATATTGAACCCCAGGCGAAACTGGCCCAATTGCTGGTGGAAAATTCCTGCGGGGACCGGGTGTTTTTCTGCAACAGCGGTGCCGAGGCCAACGAGGCGGCCATCAAGCTGGCCCGGAAGTACGGTAAAATTCACGGCGGGCAGGAGAAATACGAAATTATCACCGCCCTGAAGTCCTTCCACGGCCGCACCCTGGCGGCCATCACCGCCACGGCCCAGCCCAAGTACCAGAAGGGGTTTGAGCCCCTTCCGGCGGGGTTTAAATACGTGCCCTTTAACGACGTGGAGGCCCTTTCCCGGGCCGTAAACCCCAGCACCTGCGCGGTGCTGCTGGAGCCGGTGCAGGGCGAGGGCGGGGTGAACGTGGCCACGTCCGAATACTTAAAGGCCGCCCGGGAGCTCTGTGACCGTTACAATGCCCTGCTGATCTTTGACGAAGTGCAGTGCGGCCTGGGGCGCACGGGCAAGTTCCTGGCCTACCAGCATTACGGCGTGGAGCCGGACATTTTTACCCTGGCCAAGGCCCTGGGCGGCGGGTTCCCCATCGGGGCCATGGTGGCGAAGGAAGAAGTGGCCGTCGCTTTTAGCCCCGGCGACCACGCCTCCACCTTCGGGGGCAACCCCCTGGCCTGTGCGGCCGGGCTGGCAGCCGTGGGATGCCTGCTCAATGAGGGCGTCATTGAAAATGCCGCCCGGGTGGGTGCTTATCTGAAAGACTGCCTCCTGGAGCTGGCCGGCCGGTTTTCCTTCGTCAAGGAAGTGCGCGGCCTGGGGCTGATGCTGGGTATGGAACTAACTGTCGAAGGCAAGGAGATCGTTGGCAAATGCCAGGACCGCGGTTTGTTGATTAACTGTGTGGACAATCACATCCTGCGCTTTATTCCCCCCTTGATTATCACAGAGGCCGAGGTGGACGGGGCCGTGGAAATCCTGGCCGGCGTCCTGGCTGAGATAAAACAGTAA
- the argB gene encoding acetylglutamate kinase translates to MLSAQEKAAILVEALPYIKKFYGKTVVIKYGGHAMVDCGLKKAVLTDVVLMKYVGMHPVIVHGGGPEITAMLQKLGIESRFVGGLRVTDEETMEIVEMVLAGKLNKEIVSLINRIGGKAVGLSGKDACLLQAVKKPGRVYQPDGTVEMVDIGCVGQVKKVNPAIVHTLINEGYIPVVAPVAVGPEGESYNVNADTAAGELAVALGADKLIILTDVEGILEDRENKDSLLSVIRADDVPDLIARGIIDGGMIPKVECCTRALYGGVNTTHILDGRVPHSILLEVFTDKGIGTMVVR, encoded by the coding sequence TTGCTCAGCGCACAGGAGAAGGCGGCCATCCTGGTGGAGGCCCTGCCTTACATAAAGAAGTTCTACGGCAAGACCGTGGTCATCAAGTATGGCGGCCACGCCATGGTGGACTGCGGGCTGAAAAAGGCCGTGCTCACCGATGTGGTTTTAATGAAGTACGTGGGCATGCACCCGGTAATTGTCCACGGCGGGGGACCGGAAATTACGGCCATGCTCCAGAAGCTGGGTATCGAATCCCGCTTTGTGGGCGGCCTGCGGGTTACCGACGAGGAAACCATGGAAATAGTGGAAATGGTCCTGGCGGGCAAGCTGAACAAGGAAATCGTCTCCCTGATCAACCGCATTGGCGGCAAGGCGGTGGGCCTTTCCGGCAAGGATGCCTGCCTGCTTCAGGCGGTGAAGAAACCCGGCAGGGTATACCAGCCCGACGGGACGGTGGAAATGGTGGACATCGGCTGCGTGGGGCAGGTGAAAAAGGTCAACCCGGCCATCGTCCATACCTTGATCAATGAGGGCTATATTCCCGTGGTGGCTCCCGTGGCGGTGGGCCCCGAAGGGGAAAGCTACAACGTCAACGCCGATACCGCCGCCGGGGAGCTGGCGGTGGCCCTGGGGGCGGATAAATTAATTATCCTTACCGACGTGGAAGGCATTCTGGAAGATAGGGAAAACAAGGATTCGCTGCTTTCAGTGATCCGGGCGGACGATGTGCCTGATTTAATTGCCCGGGGCATTATTGACGGCGGCATGATTCCCAAGGTGGAGTGCTGTACCCGGGCCCTTTACGGCGGCGTCAACACCACCCACATTTTGGACGGGCGGGTGCCCCACTCCATTTTGCTGGAAGTGTTCACGGATAAAGGCATCGGCACCATGGTGGTCCGGTGA
- the argJ gene encoding bifunctional glutamate N-acetyltransferase/amino-acid acetyltransferase ArgJ: protein MARTWEEKSGGVTAPQGFLAAGVAAGVKYKGRRDIALIFSEVPARAAGVFTTNLVKGAPVLVTMERIARGRARAVVVNSGNANTCNGEQGIRDARAMAQETARVLNIPEEDVLVASTGVIGQPMPMDRILPGIAAAARELSSGGGAAAAEAIMTTDTEPKETALSVTLSGYTVTIGGMAKGSGMIHPNMATMLCFITTDAAVSAPCLQEMLRHAVDRSFNMISVDGDTSTNDMVLALANGQAGNPEITAENEDYHLLRDALTEVCTRLARAVARDGEGATKLLEVKVINAASERDARLAARAVVASNLVKTAIYGQDANWGRIICAAGYSGAHFDPDRVDIYLGDIMVARDGVALSFDEEAASSVLAGREVRVLVDLKSGEYEATAWGCDLTGEYVNINASYRT from the coding sequence TTGGCCAGAACATGGGAAGAGAAGAGCGGCGGTGTCACTGCCCCGCAGGGTTTTCTGGCCGCGGGAGTGGCTGCCGGGGTGAAGTATAAAGGAAGACGGGATATTGCCTTAATTTTTTCCGAGGTTCCGGCCCGGGCTGCCGGGGTGTTCACCACTAACCTGGTGAAGGGTGCCCCTGTGCTGGTCACCATGGAGCGTATAGCGAGGGGGCGCGCCCGGGCGGTGGTGGTGAACAGCGGCAATGCCAATACCTGCAACGGGGAGCAGGGTATCAGGGATGCCCGGGCCATGGCGCAGGAAACGGCCCGGGTATTGAATATTCCCGAGGAGGATGTCCTGGTGGCCTCCACCGGGGTCATCGGCCAGCCCATGCCCATGGACCGCATTCTGCCGGGTATTGCCGCTGCGGCCCGGGAGTTGAGCTCCGGTGGGGGCGCGGCCGCCGCTGAGGCCATTATGACCACCGATACCGAGCCCAAGGAAACCGCACTTTCCGTTACCTTAAGCGGGTACACGGTAACCATCGGGGGTATGGCCAAGGGTTCCGGAATGATTCATCCCAACATGGCCACCATGCTCTGCTTTATTACCACCGATGCGGCCGTATCCGCACCCTGCCTGCAGGAAATGCTGCGTCATGCGGTGGACCGCAGCTTTAATATGATCAGTGTGGATGGGGATACCAGCACCAATGACATGGTCCTGGCCCTGGCCAACGGCCAGGCCGGTAACCCGGAAATTACCGCCGAAAATGAAGATTATCACCTGCTGCGGGACGCCCTCACCGAGGTATGCACCCGGCTGGCCCGGGCGGTGGCCAGGGATGGCGAAGGGGCCACCAAATTGCTGGAAGTGAAGGTGATCAATGCCGCCAGCGAAAGGGATGCCCGTCTGGCCGCCCGGGCAGTGGTGGCTTCCAACCTGGTCAAAACGGCCATATACGGTCAGGATGCCAACTGGGGGCGCATTATCTGCGCTGCGGGTTACTCGGGGGCGCACTTTGATCCTGACCGGGTGGATATATACCTGGGTGATATAATGGTGGCCAGGGATGGGGTGGCTTTATCCTTTGACGAGGAAGCAGCCTCGTCTGTGCTGGCGGGCCGTGAGGTGCGGGTGCTGGTGGATTTAAAGTCGGGAGAATATGAGGCCACGGCCTGGGGCTGCGACCTGACCGGCGAATATGTGAACATTAATGCCAGCTACCGGACATAA